The proteins below are encoded in one region of Gouania willdenowi unplaced genomic scaffold, fGouWil2.1 scaffold_175_arrow_ctg1, whole genome shotgun sequence:
- the LOC114458752 gene encoding G-protein coupled receptor 35-like — MIADITVWTTFSALFSVVGCPACAAVLWELFKRHKRGNYVTPNDVFMINITIMDLLFLLFIPLGLFNFLFWLFQPVQMWSDFLYDLNLTGRPLLTACMCFDSYLAVVHPVFYHTHRSPTVGILVAAALWAITLAKGTINTVIDELNHSPWTMFMYVIALPVIIICNSSVLWTLRKSHSGRTGLHPMKKKALQIITNNMIVTVVVYLPPVMVYIVGNMRGFC, encoded by the coding sequence ATGATAGCAGACATTACGGTCTGGACCACCTTCAGCGCTCTCTTCTCTGTGGTTGGATGTCCTGCTTGTGCTGCTGTTCTCTGGGAGTtgttcaaaagacacaaaagaggaAACTATGTCACCCCTAATGATGTCTTCATGATCAACATCACCATCATGGACCTGCTCTTCTTGTTGTTCATCCCTCTTGGGTTGTTTAACTTCCTTTTCTGGCTTTTCCAGCCTGTCCAGATGTGGAGTGACTTTCTGTATGATTTAAACCTGACTGGACGACCTCTCCTCACGGCCTGCATGTGTTTTGACTCCTACCTGGCAGTGGTCCACCCAGTCTTTTATCACACCCACAGGAGTCCAACTGTTGGCATCCTCGTGGCTGCTGCATTGTGGGCCATCACTTTAGCTAAAGGAACCATTAACACAGTCATAGATGAGCTGAACCACAGTCCCTGGACCATGTTTATGTATGTCATAGCTCTCcctgtcatcatcatctgtaaCTCCTCAGTACTGTGGACGCTGAGGAAGTCTCACAGTGGAAGGACGGGTCTCCACCCAATGAAGAAGAAGGCTCTGCAGATCATCACCAACAACATGATAGTGACCGTCGTTGTTTACCTTCCTCCTGTGATGGTTTACATCGTTGGCAACATGAGAGGTTTCTGCTAA
- the LOC114458748 gene encoding ras GTPase-activating protein-binding protein 2-like, with protein MVMEKPSPLDVGQEFVRQYYTVLKKAPASLHRFYGRSSSFVHGGLDPNGKLAEAVYEHEEIRKKIKSLQFSECCTKIWHVDAHGTLSDGVVVQVLGELSNSGQPMRKFMQTFVLALDGSSSNTFYVHHNIFRYEDEVFGNSHAEHKEESEEAVEKEPKERQPSPEPHPDTNGVEGPMEEPAPEPEPDPKAEEINSERENKVLEEIKDKTPSQVHEESPTNTQEASKTSSWILVTSKNHSQKEKRKASRVAPSDVPPHVDKSTPPRVEMQTTPLHPKEQRTRDRLSVPPRGPRPGGRDGEPGVIDNRRVVRHPDSHQLFVGNLPQDIVKRELKEFFMTYGNVVNLWINTKSVGGKLPNFGFVVFDNSDSVQRILEAQVEGPIMFQDKVRLKVKERKPRAVREQETLPGRVDMAPKLSMGSGRGAGGQGEGRFRTQRR; from the coding sequence ATGGTGATGGAGAAGCCAAGTCCCCTGGATGTTGGGCAGGAGTTTGTGAGGCAGTATTATACTGTCCTAAAGAAGGCTCCAGCTTCTTTGCACAGATTTTATGGGAGGAGTTCCTCCTTTGTTCATGGAGGACTTGATCCGAATGGAAAGCTGGCTGAAGCTGTGTATGAGCATGAGGAAATCCGCAAGAAGATCAAGTCACTGCAGTTCAGTGAATGCTGCACAAAGATCTGGCACGTGGATGCCCATGGCACTCTGAGTGATGGAGTTGTTGTACAGGTGCTTGGAGAGCTGTCCAACAGTGGCCAACCAATGAGAAAGTTTATGCAGACGTTTGTGCTTGCTCTAGACGGTTCAAGTTCCAACACGTTCTATGTGCACCACAACATCTTCCGCTATGAGGATGAAGTATTCGGAAACTCTCATGCTGAGCATAAAGAAGAATCAGAGGAAGCTGTGGAAAAGGAGCCAAAGGAGAGGCAGCCATCCCCTGAGCCTCACCCTGACACTAATGGAGTAGAGGGGCCAATGGAAGAGCCAGCTCCAGAGCCTGAGCCAGACCCTAAAGCAGAGGAGATCAATTctgaaagagaaaataaagtCCTGGAAGAAATTAAGGACAAAACACCATCACAAGTTCATGAGGAATCTCCAACAAATACTCAGGAGGCTTCCAAGACATCATCCTGGATCCTGGTGACCAGCAAAAATCACTCACAAAAAGAGAAGAGGAAAGCAAGCAGAGTCGCCCCCTCTGATGTCCCCCCTCATGTTGACAAATCAACACCGCCTAGAGTTGAGATGCAAACGACACCCCTGCACCCCAAAGAACAGCGCACTCGTGACAGACTGAGCGTCCCTCCACGAGGCCCTAGACCTGgtggcagagatggtgagccTGGGGTTATAGACAACAGGCGTGTTGTTCGACACCCTGACAGTCACCAGCTGTTTGTTGGAAACCTTCCACAGGACATTGTTAAGCGCGAGCTCAAGGAATTCTTCATGACATATGGAAATGTTGTGAACCTGTGGATTAACACCAAGAGCGTTGGGGGAAAATTGCCCAACTTTGGATTCGTGGTGTTCGACAACTCTGATTCCGTTCAAAGAATCCTGGAGGCGCAGGTAGAAGGGCCCATAATGTTCCAAGATAAGGTGCGTCTCAAAGTGAAGGAGAGGAAGCCGAGGGCAGTCCGTGAACAAGAGACCCTTCCCGGCCGGGTGGACATGGCCCCTAAACTGAGCATGGGCTCTGGAAGAGGAGCTGGTGGTCAGGGAGAAGGTCGCTTCAGAACCCAGCGCCGCTGA